One genomic segment of Arthrobacter sp. JZ12 includes these proteins:
- a CDS encoding neutral zinc metallopeptidase, producing the protein MSFNDNAQFDPSRVSDRRGRGRGVAIGGGLGGGLILLLSLFFGPGVVDQLGLDGSGGSAPGIGANEDPAIESCRTGEDANERLDCRILGTAESLDSFWGPYLEPYGVQYTQPGVVLFSGQTNTGCGAATSAVGPFYCPADEQTYYDTAFFDDLVARFGASGGPLAQEYVIAHEFGHHVQNLTGTLGASQQDPRGEESGAVRVELQADCYAGMWAAHATSVPDPESGVPFLREFTRTDLQDALSAASAVGDDRIQESTTGQVNPEVWTHGSSEQRQTWFLRGLETGDIEACDTFAARDLDNP; encoded by the coding sequence ATGAGCTTCAATGACAACGCACAGTTTGACCCGTCCCGTGTGAGCGACCGTCGGGGCCGCGGTCGGGGTGTAGCCATCGGTGGCGGCCTCGGCGGCGGGCTCATTCTCCTGCTGTCACTGTTCTTCGGGCCGGGCGTCGTTGACCAGTTGGGGCTGGACGGCAGTGGTGGCAGCGCTCCCGGAATCGGCGCGAACGAAGACCCTGCCATCGAATCCTGCAGGACAGGCGAGGACGCCAATGAGCGGCTCGACTGCCGCATCCTGGGGACGGCGGAAAGCCTGGACAGCTTTTGGGGGCCGTACCTTGAGCCCTACGGCGTGCAGTACACACAGCCGGGCGTTGTCCTGTTCAGCGGTCAGACGAACACCGGTTGCGGGGCGGCGACCAGCGCAGTCGGGCCGTTCTACTGCCCGGCGGATGAGCAAACCTACTACGACACCGCGTTCTTCGACGATCTGGTGGCACGATTCGGGGCTTCCGGAGGTCCGCTCGCCCAGGAGTACGTGATCGCCCACGAGTTCGGGCATCACGTCCAGAACCTGACGGGCACGCTGGGTGCTTCACAGCAGGACCCGCGGGGCGAGGAATCCGGCGCTGTCCGTGTCGAACTGCAGGCAGACTGCTACGCAGGCATGTGGGCGGCGCACGCGACGAGCGTCCCCGATCCTGAATCGGGTGTGCCCTTCCTGCGCGAGTTCACCCGGACGGACCTACAGGACGCTCTGTCGGCGGCGTCGGCCGTAGGAGATGACCGCATCCAGGAATCAACCACGGGGCAGGTCAACCCCGAGGTCTGGACCCACGGCTCCAGCGAACAGCGTCAAACCTGGTTCCTCCGGGGTCTCGAAACCGGCGACATTGAAGCGTGCGATACTTTCGCAGCACGGGACCTCGACAACCCCTAG
- a CDS encoding protein adenylyltransferase SelO has protein sequence MTAVLTLPITLESTFAANLPDMAVAWHAGKVSDPTLIILNEKLAVDLGLDPAFLRTSGGIGLLTGNGLPENANPVAQAYAGHQFGNFTRLGDGRALLLGEIVDPSGQRRDLHLKGSGRTPFARGGDGLAAVGPMLREYIVSEAMHALGIPTTRSLAVVGTGGMVRREEMLPGAVLARVASSHLRVGSFQYARATGDADLLRRLADHAINRHYPEATRSPNRYLDLLDRVIAAQASLVAGWMLVGFVHGVMNTDNMTISGETIDYGPCAFMDTFDPATVYSSIDAMGRYSYGNQPVIAQWNLARFAETLLPLLAEDLDEAVALAENSLGRFPALYSGAWLAGMRAKLGLTDDVDDDAVTALADTLLTLLQEQQVDYTSLFRSLGAAARGDAETARAFFGEPDRFDAWLAKWLAHSPDADAMDGVNPVYIPRNHLVEEALASAVEGDVGPMERLLAAVSDPFTERPGLERYAVAAPPTFGCYRTFCGT, from the coding sequence ATGACTGCTGTACTCACACTGCCGATCACCCTGGAATCCACCTTCGCTGCCAATCTGCCGGATATGGCCGTCGCCTGGCATGCGGGGAAGGTGTCCGATCCGACTCTCATCATCCTCAACGAGAAGCTGGCCGTTGACCTCGGACTGGACCCCGCGTTCCTGCGCACGTCCGGGGGCATAGGACTTCTGACGGGTAACGGCCTGCCGGAAAACGCCAACCCGGTTGCACAGGCGTACGCCGGTCACCAGTTCGGTAATTTCACCCGCCTGGGTGACGGCCGCGCTCTGCTGCTCGGTGAGATCGTTGATCCCTCCGGCCAACGTCGCGACCTCCACCTCAAGGGATCAGGCCGTACTCCGTTTGCCCGCGGCGGCGACGGCCTCGCAGCAGTCGGACCCATGCTGCGCGAATACATAGTCAGCGAGGCCATGCACGCTCTCGGCATTCCCACCACGCGCTCGCTCGCCGTCGTCGGCACCGGCGGGATGGTGCGCCGTGAGGAGATGCTGCCCGGCGCCGTGCTTGCGCGGGTAGCCTCGAGCCACCTGCGCGTGGGGAGTTTCCAGTACGCGCGCGCCACCGGAGACGCCGATCTCCTACGGCGGCTCGCCGACCACGCCATCAACCGGCACTACCCGGAGGCTACTCGGAGCCCCAACCGGTACCTGGATCTGCTGGACCGCGTTATCGCAGCACAGGCATCACTGGTTGCCGGCTGGATGCTGGTGGGCTTCGTCCACGGTGTGATGAACACCGACAACATGACCATCTCAGGGGAAACGATCGACTACGGCCCCTGCGCCTTCATGGATACGTTCGATCCGGCCACTGTCTACAGCTCGATTGATGCCATGGGCCGCTACTCCTACGGCAACCAGCCCGTCATCGCGCAATGGAACCTTGCCCGCTTCGCCGAGACGCTTCTGCCGCTACTCGCCGAAGACCTGGATGAGGCGGTTGCGCTCGCCGAGAACTCGCTGGGCAGGTTCCCTGCCCTCTACAGCGGCGCATGGCTGGCGGGAATGCGCGCCAAGCTCGGTCTCACGGACGACGTCGACGACGACGCGGTCACAGCGCTCGCCGACACCCTGCTCACCCTGCTTCAGGAGCAGCAGGTCGACTACACGTCCCTCTTCCGGAGTCTCGGCGCAGCTGCCCGTGGGGACGCCGAGACAGCTCGTGCGTTCTTCGGCGAGCCGGACCGCTTTGATGCCTGGCTCGCGAAGTGGCTCGCCCATAGCCCGGATGCAGACGCCATGGACGGCGTGAACCCTGTCTACATTCCGCGCAACCACCTCGTCGAGGAGGCTCTCGCCAGTGCGGTGGAGGGCGACGTCGGCCCGATGGAGAGGCTGCTGGCGGCGGTCAGCGATCCCTTTACCGAGCGTCCCGGTTTGGAACGCTATGCCGTAGCTGCGCCGCCAACCTTCGGATGCTACCGCACGTTCTGCGGCACCTAA